Proteins encoded together in one Ignavibacteriales bacterium window:
- a CDS encoding FtsX-like permease family protein: MRNVIVIALRNLFRNKRRTLLTSSLIAFGVVLVVVFGGLAISFKSQMVGVLTNTAMGDLQIHRKGYVESIDNLPLNLTLSGAELAKVEKMLKDMPEIAAYSPRIKFGAMISNYAQTSNIRLSAVDPEMENRTVTGFVKRIKGHVPDPDKFLAPGEILVPENLMKGLSLKTGDEIVLVATNKEGSVNAVTLRIAAVTENVFGPSGKDGYIHIRDAQALLRMDQPEIVEIAIHLKRFDELSKASIQLKNATAGSGASLEVHTWEQLSPFASITRIVDLLIIVVKVILISIVLVSILNIMTMSVYERISEIGTIAAIGTPPRRILSLFLVEGFAMGLLSTVAGMVVGLGTLWIMNMTKIEFTFGQMNVSLAPSIPAGEVVWVTVIVMLVSLFAGFQPAYKASKMEPVDALGHV; the protein is encoded by the coding sequence ATGAGAAACGTGATCGTGATTGCACTTCGCAATCTATTTAGGAACAAGCGGCGAACGCTTCTTACTTCATCACTCATCGCTTTTGGCGTAGTCCTCGTTGTGGTCTTTGGGGGATTGGCAATTTCGTTTAAATCACAAATGGTGGGAGTTCTGACGAACACAGCGATGGGCGATCTGCAAATCCACAGAAAGGGATACGTCGAATCTATCGATAATCTGCCGCTGAACCTCACTCTTTCGGGGGCGGAGCTGGCAAAGGTCGAGAAGATGCTGAAAGACATGCCTGAAATTGCCGCGTACAGTCCGAGGATCAAGTTTGGGGCGATGATCAGCAACTACGCGCAAACTTCGAACATCCGGTTGAGCGCTGTGGACCCGGAAATGGAGAATCGCACGGTGACGGGATTTGTCAAACGGATCAAAGGGCATGTTCCTGACCCGGATAAATTTCTCGCCCCTGGAGAAATCCTGGTTCCGGAGAACCTCATGAAGGGACTTTCGTTGAAAACCGGTGATGAGATAGTCCTGGTCGCAACGAACAAAGAAGGATCGGTCAATGCTGTAACATTGCGTATTGCCGCGGTGACGGAGAATGTGTTTGGTCCGTCCGGCAAGGATGGCTATATCCACATACGGGATGCGCAGGCACTCCTGCGTATGGATCAGCCGGAGATTGTGGAGATCGCGATTCACCTGAAACGATTCGATGAGCTCAGCAAAGCGTCTATCCAATTGAAGAACGCTACCGCCGGGTCGGGGGCATCCCTTGAAGTCCACACGTGGGAACAGCTTTCACCGTTCGCGAGCATCACGAGGATCGTGGATTTGCTCATCATTGTCGTAAAAGTCATCTTGATCTCCATCGTGCTGGTCAGCATCCTCAATATCATGACGATGTCTGTGTACGAGCGGATCAGTGAAATCGGAACGATCGCGGCAATCGGAACGCCGCCCCGGCGAATTCTCTCCCTCTTTCTGGTCGAGGGTTTCGCGATGGGTTTGCTGAGCACGGTTGCGGGCATGGTCGTCGGACTCGGCACCCTGTGGATCATGAACATGACGAAGATCGAGTTCACCTTCGGTCAGATGAACGTATCGCTCGCGCCGAGTATCCCGGCCGGAGAGGTCGTTTGGGTGACAGTTATCGTCATGCTTGTGTCGCTGTTTGCAGGATTCCAGCCAGCGTACAAGGCATCGAAAATGGAGCCGGTGGATGCGCTGGGGCATGTCTAA
- a CDS encoding outer membrane lipoprotein-sorting protein: MKTLSAFLIFVLFASSTVAQDANKLLKQVDENLLPESYEANRKLINEEPNGSKKEFTFYTVKKGKDKIAMLYLLPASEKGRSTLRLGENMWLYIPSANKPIRITSLQSVVGGVFNNADIMQLEYAVEYDATYAEGTDKEYLLELKAKNKTVAYDKLKMWITKDRRILRKVEAYSSSNMLIKTLEFKDDKDFGGGLSRPSVIETYSPLYKGYRSLMIYQTIKKRQFPDEVFTLNYMSRLGDLR; this comes from the coding sequence ATGAAAACCCTCTCTGCGTTTCTGATCTTTGTTCTCTTTGCTTCTTCCACGGTTGCACAGGATGCTAACAAGCTTCTGAAGCAAGTTGACGAGAATCTTCTGCCCGAATCATACGAGGCGAACCGCAAACTCATCAATGAAGAACCCAATGGCTCCAAGAAGGAGTTCACATTCTACACCGTGAAGAAAGGCAAAGACAAGATTGCAATGCTGTACCTTCTCCCGGCCAGCGAAAAAGGCCGCTCTACGCTGCGCCTCGGGGAGAATATGTGGCTGTATATCCCGAGCGCGAACAAACCGATACGCATCACGAGCCTGCAATCCGTCGTCGGGGGCGTTTTCAATAACGCGGACATCATGCAGTTGGAGTATGCGGTGGAGTACGACGCCACGTATGCTGAAGGGACAGACAAAGAGTATCTCCTCGAATTGAAAGCCAAGAACAAAACAGTCGCGTACGACAAGCTGAAGATGTGGATCACGAAAGACAGGAGGATACTCCGAAAGGTTGAGGCGTACTCGTCATCGAACATGCTGATCAAGACGCTCGAGTTCAAAGACGACAAGGACTTTGGCGGCGGCCTCAGTCGTCCTTCGGTCATTGAAACGTACAGTCCGCTATACAAGGGTTACCGTTCGCTGATGATATATCAAACAATCAAGAAGCGGCAATTCCCTGACGAAGTGTTTACGCTGAACTACATGAGCCGATTGGGAGATTTGAGATAA
- a CDS encoding class I SAM-dependent methyltransferase, whose translation MHERRYQAEIDRLRSPERIERLEVQRVIGLSLEGGLVRSVLDVGTGSGIFAEAFAKKIATVVGIDANPEMIEVSKGLVPGASFQKATAESIPYADKTFDLVFLGLVLHEADDAQKALSESRRCAKRSVAVLEWPYKEEEMGPPLEHRLKSEDIAAMAKEVGFKALTITPLKVLVLHQFLV comes from the coding sequence ATGCACGAACGGAGATATCAAGCGGAGATCGATCGCCTGCGATCACCCGAGAGAATTGAACGCCTCGAGGTTCAGCGCGTCATCGGTCTATCGCTGGAGGGGGGACTGGTGCGATCGGTTCTCGATGTGGGGACAGGAAGCGGGATATTCGCGGAAGCGTTCGCAAAGAAAATTGCGACCGTTGTTGGTATCGATGCTAATCCGGAGATGATAGAAGTGTCGAAGGGACTTGTCCCCGGAGCGAGTTTCCAGAAGGCGACGGCTGAGTCGATCCCTTATGCGGACAAGACGTTCGACCTTGTCTTCCTGGGACTCGTGTTACACGAAGCCGATGATGCTCAGAAGGCCCTGTCAGAGTCCAGGAGATGCGCAAAGCGAAGCGTGGCCGTGCTCGAATGGCCCTACAAAGAGGAAGAGATGGGCCCGCCGTTGGAACATCGACTGAAATCTGAGGACATCGCTGCCATGGCAAAGGAAGTTGGATTCAAGGCGCTTACGATTACCCCGCTCAAGGTTCTGGTGCTACACCAATTCCTCGTGTGA
- a CDS encoding ABC transporter ATP-binding protein: MSLIELENVTKVYQTGEVEVKALKGISLQLDKKSFISFIGPSGSGKSTLLNLIGALDKPTQGTIIVNGTDVKTLDRAGAAAFRGKTIGFVFQNFNLIPVLTVYENVEYPLLMLERLPSKERRDRVLRLLDKVGMTDQKEKFPNHISGGQKQRVAVARALVTNPQIVLADEPTANLDHATAFKVINIMHEMTTEFGTTFIFSTHDPKIVGEAEVIYTLEDGTIVGTEQRKVNRQ, from the coding sequence ATGAGCTTAATTGAATTAGAGAATGTCACGAAAGTGTATCAGACCGGCGAAGTGGAGGTGAAAGCGCTGAAAGGAATTTCTCTTCAGCTCGACAAGAAGTCTTTTATCTCCTTCATCGGTCCATCGGGAAGCGGAAAATCGACACTCCTGAACCTCATCGGTGCACTCGACAAACCGACGCAAGGGACAATTATCGTCAATGGTACTGACGTGAAGACCTTAGACAGAGCCGGCGCCGCCGCATTTCGTGGAAAGACGATCGGCTTCGTGTTCCAGAATTTCAATCTTATTCCCGTCTTAACGGTATATGAGAACGTCGAGTACCCCCTTCTTATGCTCGAACGGCTCCCGTCAAAAGAGCGTCGTGACCGTGTGCTGCGATTGTTGGACAAGGTCGGCATGACGGACCAAAAGGAGAAATTCCCGAACCATATTTCCGGTGGGCAGAAGCAACGCGTCGCCGTTGCCCGCGCCCTGGTGACCAATCCGCAGATTGTTCTCGCAGATGAGCCAACTGCCAATCTCGACCATGCCACTGCGTTCAAAGTCATCAACATTATGCACGAGATGACAACCGAATTTGGGACAACGTTCATTTTCTCGACGCACGATCCCAAGATTGTTGGAGAAGCAGAAGTAATATACACGCTGGAAGACGGTACCATCGTCGGAACGGAACAGAGAAAGGTCAACAGGCAATGA
- a CDS encoding TonB-dependent receptor, whose protein sequence is MKIQYPCFTFIGRARAAWLIVLMATTLAAQEKAGIISGEVRDAVTKQALPGANVVVVGIQRGAATDEKGYFVIKSLPPGTYQLKVSYIGYQATAQEDISVVRARNTTVHLELAPVQIELEGATVTGGYFRKPTEHTVSYRTLSPQEIRRSPGSAEDIFRVMQSLPGVATAGGKSAQLIVRGGSPDENLTLLDNIEIYNPIHFARTGESMGIISIINPSLLREVNFLTGGFPAKYGDKMSSVFDMTMVDGNKELHNTDINANVAGLGAMVDGPVLDNGTMVFSARRGFFDLLTSLLSRPAAPSYYDAVGKLTYDLDPKNRLSFVGFYYLDQIKREGGVSMKSSTDIGRYNYLMRDDYGTAFGVNWRYLISPNAYSLTTLSYSDNGWNTLRGTEAERDLIGEDILEKSYTLKSELTYQVSPSAEIRGGAQMRYIESKQESWKPADTTRSGQIVPASSIAYLPKVVNKPSAFLQSTWKPWVQMSVTAGVRYDYFSFTREATISPRLSASYQVTSRTAFNAAYGRFYQTPASYQIALDPLNQQLRSSSATHYIFGVEHLLRDDLRGTLEVYYKDLSNVIVASDTNSILYNTGSGFARGIEFSLQKKFTDGFVGTASYTYSESRRRDAQGSAEYYFEFDRPHILNLIAGLELGDNWQLGAKFQYASGNPFTPVVAVVQKNNTYYAVDGGYNSARFPAYHKLDVRIDKKVVFGSWTLTAYLDLWNVYNRQNVLDYSYKVDARGIITETPRYDFGILPIVGLSVQF, encoded by the coding sequence ATGAAAATTCAGTATCCATGCTTCACATTCATCGGCCGAGCTCGCGCAGCGTGGTTGATTGTTCTGATGGCAACCACTCTGGCCGCACAAGAAAAAGCCGGTATTATCTCCGGCGAAGTCCGCGATGCAGTGACAAAACAGGCTCTCCCAGGCGCAAACGTGGTTGTGGTTGGCATCCAACGTGGCGCGGCTACAGACGAAAAGGGCTACTTCGTCATCAAGAGTCTTCCCCCGGGGACCTATCAACTGAAGGTGTCATACATTGGCTATCAGGCTACGGCACAAGAAGATATCTCCGTGGTCCGTGCTCGCAACACTACAGTGCATCTTGAACTCGCACCGGTTCAGATTGAACTAGAAGGAGCAACAGTGACGGGTGGCTATTTCCGGAAACCGACCGAACACACGGTCAGTTACCGTACGCTTTCACCTCAGGAAATTCGACGTTCGCCGGGCTCGGCGGAAGACATTTTCCGAGTGATGCAATCACTCCCCGGCGTCGCGACCGCAGGCGGCAAGAGCGCACAGCTCATTGTGCGAGGTGGAAGTCCGGACGAGAATCTCACGCTCCTTGATAATATCGAAATCTATAACCCTATCCATTTCGCCCGAACGGGTGAATCGATGGGGATTATCAGCATCATCAATCCGTCCTTGTTGAGGGAAGTCAACTTCCTGACCGGTGGCTTCCCGGCGAAGTACGGGGATAAGATGTCGTCGGTGTTCGATATGACGATGGTTGATGGCAACAAGGAATTGCACAACACAGACATCAATGCGAATGTAGCAGGTTTGGGGGCGATGGTAGATGGTCCGGTTTTGGATAACGGCACAATGGTGTTTTCCGCCCGGCGTGGTTTTTTCGACTTGCTTACATCTCTGCTGAGTCGACCCGCTGCTCCAAGTTATTATGATGCAGTTGGAAAACTCACGTATGATCTGGATCCCAAGAACCGATTGAGCTTTGTCGGGTTCTACTATCTTGACCAGATAAAGCGTGAGGGGGGTGTCAGTATGAAGAGTTCCACCGATATCGGCAGGTATAATTACTTGATGCGTGACGATTATGGAACCGCGTTTGGCGTCAACTGGCGCTATCTCATATCTCCGAACGCGTACAGTCTGACTACTCTTTCATATTCCGACAATGGCTGGAACACACTACGGGGGACGGAAGCAGAAAGAGATTTGATCGGAGAAGACATTCTTGAGAAGAGCTATACTTTGAAAAGCGAACTAACGTATCAAGTCAGCCCCTCTGCTGAAATAAGGGGGGGTGCCCAGATGCGTTACATAGAGTCGAAGCAGGAAAGCTGGAAACCCGCTGACACAACGCGGAGCGGGCAAATTGTTCCAGCATCCTCAATTGCCTATCTGCCCAAGGTGGTCAACAAACCATCGGCATTCCTGCAAAGCACATGGAAACCGTGGGTTCAGATGTCGGTCACCGCTGGTGTGCGATACGACTACTTTTCATTTACAAGAGAGGCTACCATAAGTCCACGTCTGTCTGCTTCGTATCAAGTGACAAGCCGGACGGCATTCAACGCGGCATATGGCAGGTTCTATCAGACGCCGGCTTCGTATCAAATCGCGCTCGACCCGCTTAACCAGCAGCTTCGCAGCAGCAGCGCAACACATTACATCTTCGGCGTTGAGCACCTGCTACGCGATGATCTCCGCGGAACACTCGAAGTATATTACAAAGATCTGTCGAATGTCATTGTCGCCAGTGATACAAACAGCATTCTGTACAATACCGGAAGCGGGTTTGCACGAGGGATCGAATTTTCGCTCCAGAAGAAATTTACTGATGGTTTTGTAGGCACGGCTTCCTACACATATTCGGAATCGAGGCGACGCGATGCACAGGGGAGTGCTGAGTATTATTTCGAGTTCGACAGGCCGCATATTTTGAACCTGATTGCGGGTCTGGAACTCGGTGACAACTGGCAGTTGGGGGCGAAGTTCCAGTACGCATCCGGAAACCCGTTTACCCCGGTGGTCGCTGTCGTGCAGAAGAATAACACGTATTACGCTGTTGACGGTGGATACAATTCAGCCCGGTTTCCCGCCTACCACAAACTCGATGTCCGAATCGACAAAAAGGTAGTGTTTGGTTCGTGGACCTTAACTGCATACCTTGATCTTTGGAATGTGTATAATCGGCAGAACGTCCTCGATTATTCTTACAAGGTAGATGCCCGCGGTATCATCACGGAAACACCAAGATACGATTTTGGAATACTGCCAATCGTCGGCTTGTCGGTACAATTTTGA
- a CDS encoding FAD-dependent oxidoreductase, which translates to MEDNAYSFDVIVLGAGPAGLTAGMYLARAKKRTLILNEGTVGGQMVLTHEIANYPGVESISGYQLAAAMKRQAAKFGCTIRSNVAVTSVEFGGTIKNVEINGKETFSAPAVILAMGGRSRMLGVAGEEKFKGKGISYCATCDGDFFQDKDIIVVGGGNSALEEAVSLTKYARSVTIIHQFDHFQAFPHAIEEARQNPKISFIMESTVAEFMGNESLQRARIQNLVTGEITEREIDGAFIFIGYVPNTEGFGGKIRLNSAGEVVVNSSLETNVPGVFAAGDSIQKKYRQVTTAVADGTVAALTAIEYLHKLGLQDQSVHGESVQSAG; encoded by the coding sequence ATGGAAGACAATGCATATTCATTCGACGTGATTGTTCTTGGTGCAGGTCCGGCCGGCTTGACCGCGGGAATGTATCTTGCGCGGGCTAAAAAACGAACGCTGATCCTCAACGAGGGAACGGTCGGAGGACAGATGGTTCTGACCCATGAGATTGCGAACTATCCTGGCGTGGAGAGTATCAGCGGTTATCAACTTGCAGCGGCGATGAAGAGGCAGGCGGCCAAATTCGGATGCACAATCCGTTCCAACGTAGCGGTCACGAGCGTGGAATTTGGTGGAACGATTAAAAACGTCGAAATCAACGGTAAGGAAACGTTCTCTGCTCCTGCGGTCATTCTGGCAATGGGGGGGAGATCGCGAATGCTCGGTGTTGCGGGGGAAGAGAAGTTCAAGGGAAAAGGGATTTCCTATTGTGCCACGTGCGACGGCGACTTCTTTCAGGACAAAGATATCATCGTTGTTGGTGGTGGGAATTCAGCGCTCGAAGAAGCGGTGTCTTTGACAAAGTATGCACGGTCCGTCACAATCATTCATCAGTTCGACCACTTTCAAGCATTTCCTCACGCCATCGAAGAGGCCAGGCAGAATCCGAAAATAAGTTTCATCATGGAGTCGACCGTTGCTGAATTTATGGGCAATGAATCACTCCAGAGAGCAAGGATCCAGAACCTCGTCACAGGCGAAATCACCGAAAGGGAGATTGATGGTGCGTTCATCTTCATCGGGTATGTGCCGAACACCGAAGGATTTGGAGGCAAGATCCGGTTGAATTCGGCGGGCGAGGTGGTCGTCAACTCGTCGCTGGAGACAAATGTTCCAGGAGTGTTTGCGGCCGGCGATTCGATACAGAAGAAGTATCGCCAGGTTACAACAGCGGTTGCTGATGGAACTGTCGCTGCGCTCACCGCGATCGAGTATCTGCACAAATTAGGTCTCCAGGATCAATCTGTTCATGGGGAGTCAGTACAAAGCGCCGGCTAA
- a CDS encoding ATP-binding protein → MRFLTNIQPRYIIASTLAVALLMFGSAYLELSQSRSELLHVLQEHSLSLAETIERGSANVVLSTEQIEHQLGARLLNNAYYIARLDSLNLLTRRDLQTFAAANDIYRINIFNGRGERLLGSHDSIPHVTAPGEKFSPREILKPILGGRQKTLIIGLRQARFEEGQRYAVAIRRTKPGGGAIVLNLDAAELVEFRKRIGIGKLVKDLGDNNGIDYVVLQDREGILAATSQVQEMSSVDRDSVLTLAAERDTVFTRQVDFQGHQTFEVVKRLTIEGSTAGVLRIGLSMDELRSSEDRMKRRLLIISIVLIAIGALVFTAIVVSQNYKLVSHQYALIQSFTGNILENMRDAVVTVDGENRITIFNREAEELFAVDAKSVTGKRLEGLAEIGARCLQPIFEAADQELVLECSPGQTRVVYLTHSHTRKPDGSLESHTVVIKDLTEARRLEREIQRKDKLTAMGGLASGVAHEVRNPLNAISMIAQRFEREFVPRSDVKEYRALTNVLKKESARVNGIVQQFLQFARPPKVELKETPAGEFIAHVSTLFGAQAKEKGVRFSSHAHLDGVIRVDAAQMTQAMLNLLQNALDATPKGGAISLEVNRNGGYIVFEVTDDGVGIPADRIERVFDLYFTTKPNGTGMGLAITQQIVTQHHGTMDVESGPTQGTTFSISIPI, encoded by the coding sequence TTGAGATTCCTTACCAATATTCAGCCCCGATATATCATAGCAAGCACGCTCGCTGTTGCTCTGCTGATGTTCGGCTCGGCATATCTTGAGTTGAGCCAAAGTCGCAGCGAACTGCTTCACGTTCTCCAGGAACACTCACTCTCTCTCGCGGAAACCATCGAGCGAGGCAGCGCCAATGTCGTTTTGTCGACAGAACAAATCGAACATCAGCTGGGCGCTCGCTTGCTCAACAACGCGTACTATATTGCGCGCCTGGACAGCCTCAATCTTCTCACCCGCCGGGATCTCCAGACGTTTGCCGCGGCGAACGATATCTATCGTATCAACATTTTCAACGGGCGCGGGGAGAGGCTTCTCGGTAGTCACGATTCGATACCGCATGTGACAGCGCCGGGAGAGAAGTTTTCACCGAGAGAAATATTGAAGCCAATTCTCGGAGGAAGGCAAAAAACTCTCATCATCGGCTTGAGACAGGCACGGTTTGAAGAAGGGCAGCGCTACGCGGTGGCAATCCGGCGGACAAAGCCTGGTGGCGGCGCGATTGTGCTCAACCTCGACGCTGCCGAGCTCGTTGAATTCCGGAAGCGCATCGGCATTGGAAAACTGGTAAAGGACCTTGGCGACAATAATGGAATTGACTACGTCGTGTTGCAGGATCGCGAAGGAATCCTCGCTGCAACAAGCCAGGTTCAAGAGATGTCGAGTGTTGACCGCGATAGTGTGTTGACACTGGCTGCTGAACGCGATACGGTATTCACGCGACAAGTTGACTTCCAGGGACATCAGACTTTTGAAGTGGTGAAACGACTCACCATCGAAGGGTCGACTGCAGGCGTGCTGAGGATTGGACTTTCAATGGACGAGCTCCGATCATCAGAGGATCGAATGAAGCGCCGTCTGTTGATCATCTCCATCGTGCTTATAGCGATCGGGGCGCTCGTATTCACTGCGATTGTTGTAAGTCAGAACTACAAGCTCGTGTCCCATCAATATGCGCTCATTCAATCGTTTACGGGTAATATCCTGGAGAACATGAGGGATGCAGTGGTGACAGTTGACGGTGAGAACCGGATCACCATTTTCAACCGGGAGGCAGAGGAGCTATTTGCCGTTGATGCAAAGAGCGTGACGGGGAAGCGATTAGAGGGATTGGCGGAAATTGGAGCCCGGTGCCTACAACCCATTTTTGAAGCAGCAGATCAAGAACTCGTCCTGGAATGTTCACCCGGTCAAACCCGCGTTGTCTATCTGACTCACTCACACACGCGGAAACCCGATGGATCTTTGGAAAGTCATACTGTGGTAATCAAAGACCTCACCGAGGCGCGGCGGTTGGAGCGGGAGATACAGCGAAAAGACAAACTGACCGCGATGGGAGGACTTGCTTCCGGGGTAGCGCACGAAGTTCGAAACCCATTGAATGCCATTTCGATGATCGCGCAGAGATTCGAACGCGAATTTGTGCCGCGCAGCGATGTGAAGGAATATAGGGCGTTGACAAACGTTCTGAAGAAAGAATCTGCCAGGGTAAACGGTATCGTTCAACAGTTTCTTCAGTTTGCTCGCCCTCCGAAGGTGGAATTGAAGGAGACTCCTGCAGGGGAATTCATTGCTCATGTCTCCACACTTTTTGGAGCTCAAGCCAAGGAAAAGGGTGTCCGGTTCAGCTCGCATGCGCACCTCGATGGGGTCATACGCGTGGACGCGGCTCAAATGACGCAGGCTATGCTCAATCTTCTGCAGAACGCTCTCGATGCGACCCCGAAGGGTGGAGCGATATCTCTTGAAGTGAACCGAAACGGGGGATACATTGTTTTTGAGGTCACAGATGATGGCGTCGGTATCCCGGCGGACAGAATCGAACGGGTTTTCGATCTCTATTTCACGACAAAACCCAATGGTACAGGAATGGGCCTGGCGATCACACAACAGATTGTTACGCAGCATCACGGGACGATGGATGTGGAGAGCGGACCGACGCAGGGAACGACGTTCTCTATCAGCATTCCAATCTGA
- a CDS encoding thioredoxin, whose translation MLQTNLKHILTEQEFQDTLKTDENVMICCGRMGPMCIPVYDAMDELQGEHKHVAFRDMEFDGPIGHLIRNLPECSSFRGLPFTVYFNKGKVVRATTSIQSKSQITEILDAEFATKAAK comes from the coding sequence ATGCTACAAACGAATTTGAAGCACATACTCACTGAACAGGAATTTCAGGACACCCTCAAGACCGACGAAAACGTTATGATTTGCTGCGGTCGGATGGGACCGATGTGCATTCCAGTTTATGACGCCATGGATGAACTGCAGGGAGAACATAAACATGTCGCATTTCGCGATATGGAGTTTGATGGACCGATCGGTCACTTGATCCGCAACCTTCCCGAATGCAGCAGTTTTCGAGGGTTACCGTTCACGGTGTATTTCAACAAAGGAAAGGTCGTTCGCGCGACGACGAGCATCCAGTCGAAAAGCCAAATCACCGAAATCCTTGATGCCGAATTTGCGACAAAGGCGGCGAAGTGA
- a CDS encoding TlpA disulfide reductase family protein: MKKRAQAKKLSSVYLWAAAGIVLLAATYFIFGKNETQATPTATRYALPPAEVSGVAPGFSLADMNGRQVSLSDFRGKVVILDFWATWCPPCRREIPDFIKLQSEYGSKGVQIVGIALDQPEKVRAFVQDNGMNYPVLLGTDEVSSRYGGVESIPTTFIIDKAGRIAAKYEGFRSKETFESQIKQLL; this comes from the coding sequence ATGAAGAAAAGAGCGCAAGCAAAGAAGCTATCAAGTGTGTATTTGTGGGCTGCTGCTGGAATCGTCTTGCTCGCGGCCACATACTTCATATTCGGGAAGAATGAGACCCAAGCGACACCGACGGCAACACGTTACGCGTTGCCACCAGCTGAAGTATCCGGTGTAGCACCGGGATTCTCGTTGGCCGACATGAACGGACGCCAGGTTTCACTTTCTGACTTCAGAGGTAAAGTTGTTATTCTTGATTTCTGGGCGACGTGGTGCCCTCCCTGCAGGCGAGAAATTCCGGACTTCATCAAACTGCAATCGGAGTACGGTTCAAAAGGTGTTCAGATCGTGGGCATCGCACTCGATCAACCGGAAAAGGTAAGAGCTTTTGTGCAAGACAATGGGATGAACTACCCGGTTCTACTGGGAACTGACGAGGTCTCCTCCCGCTACGGCGGGGTCGAATCTATCCCCACAACTTTCATAATCGACAAGGCCGGCAGGATTGCAGCGAAGTACGAAGGTTTTAGATCGAAGGAAACATTCGAGAGTCAAATCAAACAACTTCTGTAG
- a CDS encoding DUF2202 domain-containing protein, producing MSSMNILRGLLPVLLCGSLFIGCSESNPTTPSFGDNSDQMMTGAGVITDGLAAIQLAEISPEERASLVLMREEEKLARDVYATMYQRWGHRTFNNISRSEDVHMRALLILLDRYSIPDPVGKNGVGAFTDPALQDLYSQLIARGNSSLVEALRVGVLIEETDIRDLKAGLLANDNQDVTLVYNNLLKGSQNHLRAFTQSVGMN from the coding sequence ATGTCAAGCATGAATATTCTTCGTGGACTCTTGCCCGTGCTTCTGTGCGGCTCATTGTTCATCGGCTGCAGCGAATCGAATCCAACAACTCCTTCATTCGGTGATAACAGCGATCAAATGATGACGGGAGCCGGAGTAATCACTGATGGGCTTGCTGCAATCCAGCTGGCAGAAATCAGTCCCGAGGAGCGGGCAAGTCTCGTTTTAATGCGTGAAGAAGAAAAACTTGCAAGAGATGTGTATGCCACCATGTATCAACGATGGGGACACAGGACGTTCAACAACATTTCCCGCAGCGAAGATGTACACATGCGTGCTCTCCTGATCTTGCTCGATCGTTATAGCATTCCTGACCCGGTTGGTAAAAACGGCGTGGGCGCGTTCACCGATCCGGCTCTGCAAGATTTGTACAGTCAACTCATCGCCCGGGGCAATAGTTCACTTGTGGAAGCTCTGAGGGTCGGTGTTCTGATAGAAGAGACCGACATTCGTGACTTGAAAGCAGGACTTCTCGCGAATGATAACCAGGACGTCACCCTAGTCTACAATAATCTCCTCAAGGGATCCCAGAACCATTTGCGGGCCTTCACCCAGAGCGTCGGGATGAACTGA